A genomic segment from Myxosarcina sp. GI1 encodes:
- a CDS encoding ParM/StbA family protein, translating into MSTNQTVSTTINPPAKTKVTTLTLVIDPGTSCTKSLYLKGRRGKPKHSITSSVICPTEIAPKVEETYIKLPDDEQYYLVGDSAVQAKVQSSVRQLKSESLIPKTLGVIGQIAHEESLPNQFKLKLTLLLPMSEANDREFIQSELSKALQNFNYSGVSYQINESSLGFKPEGSGVYSFLSRTMSADTIKNQTCAYLMFGYRNTSLLLIENGRLNHRNSHSTDLGFYNYLDLVAEYSSGLYRHDIQKAIVSQAIYEVGENCQQVVRGFTSQIRIEDLIRSTNTKYQKRERAAILAAIERANGEYWQLLSRWLREMLPPLGQLDGIIYCGGSTSFIETAIQQFFRDWNGELLNTNAMSLQMLEQLSLSSIAQKKFIEQYLPIRLADAWGEFVKLANIKI; encoded by the coding sequence ATGAGTACAAATCAAACCGTCTCTACTACTATTAATCCACCCGCTAAAACTAAGGTAACAACTTTAACTCTGGTAATCGATCCTGGTACGAGCTGCACCAAAAGTCTTTACCTCAAAGGTAGAAGAGGTAAACCCAAACATTCGATTACCAGTTCAGTTATCTGTCCTACGGAGATCGCGCCAAAAGTTGAAGAAACCTATATCAAACTGCCAGATGACGAGCAGTATTATCTCGTCGGTGATTCAGCAGTTCAGGCAAAAGTGCAGTCGAGTGTGCGCCAACTCAAGTCCGAATCTTTGATTCCCAAAACGTTAGGAGTTATCGGGCAAATCGCTCACGAAGAGTCTTTACCAAACCAATTCAAATTAAAGTTGACATTGCTTTTGCCCATGTCTGAAGCAAACGATCGAGAGTTTATTCAATCGGAACTATCAAAGGCTCTACAGAACTTTAACTACAGTGGGGTAAGTTATCAGATTAATGAAAGCAGCCTCGGATTTAAACCAGAAGGCAGTGGAGTGTATTCATTCCTGTCTCGTACTATGAGTGCCGATACCATTAAAAACCAAACCTGTGCCTATCTGATGTTTGGTTATCGAAATACTAGCTTGCTTCTGATTGAGAACGGCAGGTTGAATCATCGCAACTCCCATTCTACCGACCTGGGCTTTTATAACTATTTAGATCTTGTCGCCGAGTATAGTAGCGGTCTTTATCGCCACGATATTCAGAAGGCGATTGTTTCTCAAGCTATATACGAAGTTGGAGAGAACTGCCAGCAAGTTGTTCGAGGCTTCACCAGCCAGATTCGTATCGAGGACCTAATTCGTAGCACCAATACTAAATATCAAAAACGAGAACGAGCTGCAATATTAGCTGCGATCGAGCGGGCTAACGGTGAATATTGGCAACTACTATCGCGCTGGTTACGGGAAATGCTGCCACCATTAGGTCAACTCGATGGCATAATTTACTGTGGAGGCAGTACTTCCTTTATTGAAACTGCAATTCAGCAATTTTTCCGAGATTGGAACGGAGAATTGCTTAATACTAATGCGATGAGCCTCCAAATGTTAGAACAACTTAGCCTTTCGTCCATAGCCCAAAAAAAGTTTATCGAGCAGTATCTACCGATTCGTCTAGCTGATGCTTGGGGAGAATTTGTCAAACTCGCTAATATTAAAATTTAA
- the dndE gene encoding DNA sulfur modification protein DndE — MQPIVKRLRFSKKTRYQIINIKTKTQIPTYAAICRWGICYSLAQGTIPSPVPQVFDSNLEITWEAFVGDTGAAIPAALVQFCHQHNLPLDSESLKRQFELHLARGIAYLVGLKLSGIEELIGLALVDRFTKAESEAKSFLSPTANRAATEVTETSTPRLEMARKPRPLSRSRCKLESEKTQPKSDSIKLVWQVPEKVTTGKRKKQSGKK, encoded by the coding sequence ATGCAGCCAATAGTTAAACGCCTCAGATTTAGTAAAAAAACTAGATATCAAATAATCAATATCAAAACCAAAACCCAGATTCCTACATATGCTGCCATCTGCCGTTGGGGAATTTGCTACAGTTTGGCTCAAGGCACTATTCCCTCCCCAGTACCTCAAGTGTTCGATTCTAATTTAGAGATTACTTGGGAAGCTTTTGTCGGAGATACTGGTGCAGCTATTCCTGCTGCTCTGGTTCAGTTTTGCCATCAACACAATTTGCCTTTGGATTCAGAATCGCTCAAGAGACAATTTGAACTACATTTGGCTAGAGGAATCGCTTATCTGGTAGGGTTAAAACTATCTGGAATTGAAGAGTTAATCGGATTGGCTTTGGTAGATCGTTTCACCAAGGCAGAATCAGAGGCTAAATCATTTCTGTCGCCTACAGCAAACAGAGCAGCTACCGAAGTAACCGAAACTTCAACACCGCGATTAGAGATGGCGAGGAAACCTCGCCCTCTCTCGCGGTCAAGATGTAAACTCGAATCAGAAAAGACACAGCCAAAATCGGATTCAATTAAATTGGTTTGGCAAGTACCAGAGAAAGTCACAACAGGTAAGAGGAAAAAGCAATCTGGCAAGAAGTAA
- a CDS encoding DUF6151 family protein, with protein MVHSISCSCGKLQGQIKNVNNINRCVCYCTDCQAFARYLKKGGEVLDEQGGTSIVQTIPANVVFDRGTENLACIRLTDRGLLRWYAACCHTPIGNTLPDVKFSFVGLVHSCLGSDLNLLDETFGSIKMYLYTADALGENKPKSRGTFLGTLRILGMIFKARLTGAYKNTPFFVSGATSTPTATPKVLSEHELEEAMKVKH; from the coding sequence ATGGTTCATTCAATTAGTTGTAGCTGTGGCAAGCTTCAAGGTCAGATTAAGAATGTTAATAATATCAATAGATGTGTTTGCTACTGTACCGATTGTCAGGCATTTGCGCGATATCTCAAAAAGGGAGGGGAAGTTCTCGACGAACAGGGCGGAACTAGCATCGTGCAAACCATTCCAGCAAATGTCGTTTTTGATCGAGGCACTGAAAACCTTGCCTGTATTCGTTTAACAGATCGGGGTTTATTGCGGTGGTATGCAGCTTGTTGTCATACTCCGATTGGCAATACTTTACCAGACGTTAAATTCTCTTTTGTGGGCTTAGTTCACAGTTGCCTCGGTTCAGATCTGAATTTGTTAGACGAGACTTTTGGCTCGATAAAAATGTATCTCTATACCGCAGATGCATTGGGCGAAAATAAGCCGAAATCAAGAGGTACTTTTCTGGGAACTTTACGGATATTGGGAATGATCTTTAAAGCCCGCTTGACTGGTGCTTATAAAAACACGCCATTTTTTGTTTCAGGAGCTACTAGCACTCCCACAGCTACTCCCAAAGTTCTTAGTGAGCATGAGCTTGAAGAAGCGATGAAAGTAAAGCATTGA
- a CDS encoding SLOG family protein produces MILGFTGHRPASLSGSYSDRTNRALLNTADFILAQYKPTKVISGMALGWDTAVAQSAIDRGIGLIAAIPFKSQSSKWPPHSQDRYQKLLDRAERIEIISSSDYSLQAMQQRNQWIVNYCDLLIALWHQDRSGTKNCVDYALAINRPTFNCWETFKYFYHYS; encoded by the coding sequence ATGATTTTAGGTTTTACAGGGCATCGACCTGCTTCTTTGTCTGGCAGCTATTCGGATCGTACTAATCGAGCCTTACTAAATACTGCGGATTTTATTCTGGCTCAATACAAACCTACAAAGGTTATATCGGGTATGGCTTTAGGTTGGGATACGGCAGTAGCTCAAAGTGCCATCGATCGTGGTATTGGTTTAATCGCAGCAATTCCATTTAAATCTCAATCTTCAAAATGGCCACCACATAGTCAGGACAGATATCAAAAATTACTGGATCGAGCCGAACGAATCGAAATTATTTCTTCAAGCGACTACAGTTTACAGGCAATGCAGCAAAGAAATCAGTGGATTGTTAATTACTGCGATTTACTTATAGCGTTGTGGCATCAAGATAGAAGTGGAACTAAGAATTGTGTAGATTATGCTCTAGCAATAAATAGACCAACTTTTAACTGTTGGGAAACATTCAAATACTTTTATCATTACTCTTAA
- a CDS encoding RES family NAD+ phosphorylase, with translation MVKVKLPPPQRNVNPQIQILPANTKLRRIFDPTRFNATPTGFRSYGPVSRFDHHSSNEPTEDPERRIIYAGFSLSCCIAEYFGDGEIINVENIKLAIIYLGRELKLLDLRGKAAMGAGTVTAISAITQREITQAWGRYFYEHIELYDRVDGLIFSGAHNGEDAIALYERVESTINSSKVKVIDLGSETLKSTILKIAEEHGFDVET, from the coding sequence ATGGTCAAAGTCAAATTACCGCCACCTCAGCGCAATGTAAATCCCCAAATCCAAATTCTTCCAGCTAACACTAAGCTTAGAAGGATATTCGACCCAACAAGGTTTAATGCCACACCTACTGGTTTTCGTAGCTATGGTCCAGTAAGTAGATTCGATCATCATAGTAGTAATGAACCAACAGAAGATCCAGAGCGGAGAATTATTTATGCAGGGTTTTCTCTTTCGTGTTGTATTGCTGAATATTTTGGCGATGGTGAGATTATCAACGTAGAAAACATTAAACTGGCAATTATCTATCTAGGTAGAGAACTCAAGCTATTAGATTTAAGAGGCAAAGCTGCCATGGGAGCAGGAACAGTAACTGCTATATCAGCCATTACTCAGAGAGAAATTACTCAGGCATGGGGACGTTATTTTTACGAACACATAGAATTGTATGACCGAGTAGATGGTTTAATTTTCAGCGGGGCGCATAACGGGGAAGACGCGATTGCTCTCTATGAAAGAGTAGAATCGACTATCAATTCTTCCAAAGTAAAAGTAATAGATCTGGGGAGCGAAACACTTAAAAGTACTATTTTAAAAATTGCTGAAGAACATGGTTTTGACGTTGAGACTTAA
- a CDS encoding cold-shock protein, translated as MSTGTVKFFNNEKGFGFILQDDGGKDLFVHASEIQGERNTTLNEGQKVNYEIGQGRKGPCAINVIPN; from the coding sequence ATGAGTACGGGTACTGTAAAGTTCTTTAATAACGAAAAAGGCTTTGGTTTTATACTTCAAGATGACGGAGGCAAAGATCTTTTTGTCCATGCTTCTGAAATTCAAGGCGAACGCAATACTACTCTTAATGAAGGACAGAAAGTAAATTACGAAATCGGACAAGGCAGGAAAGGACCTTGTGCGATAAACGTTATTCCAAATTAA
- a CDS encoding relaxase/mobilization nuclease domain-containing protein, producing MIGNISTGSDFRGLVDYLLDPSKTPQIVDTNLAGGDRNTMTWELDTCASQRLSTKKPVKHISIGFAPNDGRLNSKTIEEIAIAIINGLGYDNNQYLVVRHGRVDPKHDRAHEHDHFHILINAIDFEGKRVVDSYDKKKLENILRQQEIEHNLTIVADSEQRKYKASTTGQVQRMMREIEEYRSGARTERSVVTHAMKIQSGIDLASRDRPNLSVFLARLQQLQIDPKLRVEEGKITGISYRLQDFKIRGCKLHQASYLQLLEHRVTYEPQKDMLAVRKANRNEIIGLEPQLEVSWNQVEIENYVPSQIKQLLEVASKQQEIDTVRTSAVLEHNKTNKEFEIEF from the coding sequence GTGATTGGCAATATAAGTACTGGCAGCGATTTTAGGGGACTAGTTGATTATTTATTAGATCCCAGCAAAACGCCTCAAATAGTCGATACAAATCTAGCTGGAGGCGATCGCAACACAATGACTTGGGAATTAGATACTTGTGCCAGTCAAAGATTGAGTACTAAAAAACCAGTAAAACATATTTCTATTGGATTTGCTCCTAATGATGGACGGCTAAATTCCAAAACTATAGAAGAAATTGCGATCGCCATAATAAATGGATTAGGTTATGACAACAATCAATATTTAGTAGTACGTCACGGTAGAGTCGATCCAAAACACGACCGCGCACACGAACACGATCATTTTCATATCTTAATTAACGCGATTGATTTTGAAGGAAAAAGGGTCGTAGATAGTTATGACAAGAAAAAATTAGAAAATATTTTAAGACAACAAGAAATCGAACACAACTTGACTATTGTTGCTGACTCCGAACAACGCAAATACAAAGCTTCTACAACTGGTCAAGTACAGCGAATGATGCGAGAAATAGAAGAATATAGATCGGGAGCTAGAACAGAAAGATCGGTCGTGACTCATGCTATGAAGATTCAGTCAGGAATAGATTTAGCCAGTCGCGATCGCCCCAATTTAAGCGTGTTTTTAGCCAGACTCCAACAACTTCAAATAGATCCTAAATTGAGAGTCGAAGAAGGAAAAATTACAGGTATCAGCTATAGGCTACAAGATTTTAAAATAAGAGGATGTAAGCTACATCAGGCTAGCTATTTGCAACTGCTAGAACATAGAGTAACTTATGAACCTCAAAAAGATATGCTCGCTGTGCGTAAGGCAAATCGGAATGAAATAATTGGATTAGAGCCTCAATTAGAAGTGAGTTGGAATCAGGTCGAGATCGAGAATTATGTTCCAAGCCAAATAAAACAATTATTAGAAGTAGCTTCCAAGCAACAAGAAATAGATACTGTCAGAACATCTGCTGTTCTCGAACACAACAAAACGAACAAAGAATTTGAAATTGAATTTTAA
- a CDS encoding multicopper oxidase family protein, with amino-acid sequence MVKMNRRQFLALSAASAGTAIFAGCTKGRANNTQAVSKSSNLPQVHQSQNGLLELDLSASESSVNLGSKQAYLLTYNGQVPAPRLEANPGDRVKIHFTNNLSKPTNLHYHGLHIPITGNADNVFLQIDPGEQLTYEFTIPENHSAGTFWYHPHLHGLVAEQLFGGLAGLFIVRGELDEIPEIKAAQEEFLVLQDFALDNDGRLMGSSHMSLMSGREGDLITVNGKVNPSLNLPANKLLRLRILNASPSRFYRLALEEGTFYQIATDGGALSETVEADELLLTPGQRAEVLVRGRPESGRYRLLNLPYDRGGMGMMGGMMGRGMMGGSDRDNPMALATINYEAAVDSPVPTKLANISALPEPKTVRRFELNHGMSPAVGMAFLINGQPYKSDRLDTKVQLDTVEDWELVNTGVMDHPFHVHGNAFQVISRDGQPEPLAAWRDTVLVKRGETVRIRMPFNDFAGKTVYHCHVLDHEDLGMMGNLAIEA; translated from the coding sequence ATGGTTAAAATGAATCGTCGTCAGTTTCTGGCATTAAGTGCTGCTAGTGCGGGAACTGCTATTTTTGCTGGCTGTACCAAAGGGCGAGCTAATAACACTCAAGCTGTATCGAAGTCTTCTAATTTGCCTCAAGTACATCAAAGTCAAAATGGTTTATTAGAACTAGATCTGTCAGCTAGCGAAAGTTCCGTCAATTTAGGTAGCAAACAAGCATATTTACTAACCTATAACGGACAAGTTCCCGCCCCCCGCCTGGAAGCCAACCCAGGAGACAGAGTAAAGATTCACTTTACTAACAACCTGTCTAAACCAACTAATCTTCACTATCACGGGTTGCATATACCCATTACGGGCAATGCAGATAACGTTTTCCTTCAGATCGATCCAGGAGAACAATTAACCTACGAATTTACTATTCCTGAGAATCATTCAGCAGGTACGTTTTGGTATCATCCTCATCTACATGGTTTAGTTGCCGAACAGTTATTTGGTGGTTTGGCGGGTTTGTTTATCGTGCGGGGAGAGTTAGATGAAATACCCGAAATAAAAGCAGCCCAGGAAGAGTTTTTAGTACTGCAAGACTTTGCTTTAGATAATGATGGCAGACTAATGGGTTCGAGTCATATGTCTCTGATGTCGGGAAGAGAAGGAGATCTAATTACGGTCAATGGTAAGGTTAATCCTAGTTTAAATTTGCCAGCAAATAAACTATTGCGCCTGCGGATACTCAATGCCTCTCCTTCCCGTTTTTATCGGCTGGCTTTAGAAGAGGGTACTTTCTACCAAATTGCTACCGATGGCGGTGCGTTAAGCGAAACGGTAGAGGCTGACGAATTATTACTAACGCCAGGACAACGAGCCGAAGTTTTAGTACGAGGTAGACCAGAATCGGGACGATATCGCCTGCTTAATTTACCCTACGACCGAGGCGGAATGGGGATGATGGGCGGTATGATGGGTAGAGGAATGATGGGTGGTAGCGATCGCGACAACCCTATGGCATTAGCTACGATTAATTATGAAGCTGCGGTTGATTCTCCCGTACCGACAAAGTTAGCTAACATTTCCGCTCTACCCGAACCTAAGACAGTAAGGCGTTTTGAACTCAATCACGGCATGAGTCCTGCGGTAGGTATGGCGTTTTTAATTAACGGTCAACCATATAAAAGCGATCGCCTAGATACTAAAGTCCAACTCGATACGGTAGAAGATTGGGAATTAGTTAACACGGGAGTAATGGATCATCCTTTTCACGTTCATGGCAATGCTTTTCAGGTAATCAGTCGCGATGGACAACCCGAACCATTAGCTGCTTGGCGAGATACAGTGCTGGTAAAAAGAGGCGAAACTGTGCGTATTCGTATGCCCTTTAATGATTTTGCAGGCAAAACTGTCTATCACTGTCACGTTCTCGACCATGAAGATCTTGGCATGATGGGTAACTTGGCGATTGAGGCTTGA
- a CDS encoding PriCT-2 domain-containing protein — MFSYSQDNQTPLVNSELKSSEHQGNRDRSQERLIQSLFLLPNYWKLVPCIDKRPLGKKWQDNYYSPQGLFRSLSQEGKVLVRGKHGLYSVVPNGYSLLCGHQSGDCGCGASPNKGDSVRRMYSDRYRYLVAIDCDSYEALNQFEQMRFPTTVSYGSGLPGHRQYLYYVDRPIKSFKLTNGLEVRGRNLLSTLPPSVHPITGKYRWLIAPDRCEILTISSLWLNQLRPQPKTEVFKSKVFSSRTVEELIRAINPIYADIYDDWIRVGMALKDWDEGLSGLWDEWSRSSGKYKPGECSYRWSTFNGSGITFRTLYYYARIG; from the coding sequence ATGTTTAGTTATTCTCAAGACAATCAAACTCCCCTGGTAAATTCTGAACTCAAAAGCTCTGAACATCAGGGCAATCGCGACCGCTCGCAAGAGCGTTTAATTCAAAGTCTTTTTCTATTGCCCAACTATTGGAAACTCGTACCTTGTATTGATAAGCGACCTTTGGGTAAAAAGTGGCAAGATAATTATTATTCACCCCAAGGTTTGTTTCGCTCTTTGTCTCAAGAAGGTAAAGTTTTGGTTAGAGGCAAACATGGTCTGTATTCTGTCGTTCCTAATGGTTATAGCCTGCTGTGCGGTCATCAATCAGGCGATTGCGGTTGCGGAGCAAGTCCGAACAAAGGCGATTCGGTTCGCCGCATGTACTCAGATCGCTATCGCTACTTAGTCGCCATTGATTGTGATTCTTATGAAGCATTAAATCAATTTGAACAGATGAGGTTTCCAACTACAGTAAGCTATGGTTCGGGTCTCCCTGGACACAGACAGTATCTGTACTATGTCGATCGACCAATTAAAAGTTTTAAGTTGACGAATGGTTTAGAGGTCAGAGGTCGGAATTTACTTTCTACTTTGCCGCCCTCCGTTCATCCGATAACAGGTAAATATCGCTGGCTGATTGCTCCAGATCGATGCGAGATTCTTACTATATCTAGTCTGTGGTTAAACCAACTCAGACCGCAGCCTAAAACAGAAGTCTTTAAATCGAAAGTGTTTTCTAGTAGGACTGTAGAAGAATTGATTCGCGCCATCAATCCTATCTATGCAGATATTTATGATGATTGGATTCGAGTTGGTATGGCTCTAAAAGATTGGGATGAAGGATTATCTGGACTATGGGACGAGTGGAGTCGTAGTTCGGGTAAATACAAGCCAGGAGAATGTAGTTATCGCTGGTCAACTTTTAATGGCTCAGGCATTACTTTTCGCACTCTTTACTACTACGCCAGAATTGGCTAA
- a CDS encoding tyrosine-type recombinase/integrase — MKIEIVPVVETTSVCKLKNESTKPIDGHSQATPNLCGERVTSITSPSTVIELEDIFARFLMMEVGDGAASSDTIRNYLSQTKQYLEWCRDNLLSPTEAEPENIKLYRQHLVNFGYANSTIATKLNIVRIFYKAAQAHGLIGNNPAQKIKAPKDRKDPAARITFMEAEELKYLLDYLQSQLKRAKTNKDKLSLLRDRALISIMSLEGCRTVEMHQLKVEDIVRQGIKTGLQVAAKRASRIVPLTENLTTQLDDYLQMRRKVLRRKIKPADYVFVSLSNNNKGGQLSRRSIREICDCALVECNLKHTPGRTLTAHSLRHTAGTLALRTGSDLRQVQDLLGHADPRTTSIYAHVGDRWEHNPGAAVEEKLNAPS; from the coding sequence ATGAAAATCGAAATTGTACCAGTTGTAGAAACAACTTCAGTTTGTAAGCTCAAGAACGAGTCAACTAAGCCGATCGACGGTCACTCGCAAGCCACGCCGAATCTGTGCGGGGAACGAGTGACTTCAATTACATCTCCATCTACAGTTATTGAATTAGAAGATATTTTTGCCCGATTCCTAATGATGGAAGTAGGAGATGGTGCAGCTTCCTCTGATACAATTCGCAACTACTTGTCCCAGACCAAGCAGTATCTGGAGTGGTGTCGAGATAATTTACTCTCGCCCACCGAGGCAGAACCAGAAAACATCAAGCTTTACCGTCAACATCTAGTTAACTTTGGATACGCTAACTCGACCATCGCAACAAAGCTCAACATTGTCAGAATCTTCTACAAAGCAGCACAAGCTCATGGGCTGATCGGCAATAATCCCGCTCAAAAGATTAAAGCTCCCAAAGATAGAAAAGATCCTGCTGCTCGGATTACCTTTATGGAGGCAGAAGAACTAAAGTATTTACTCGACTATCTACAGTCTCAACTAAAGCGGGCGAAGACGAATAAAGACAAACTGAGTTTGCTGCGCGATCGCGCTTTGATTAGCATCATGAGCTTGGAAGGATGCAGAACGGTAGAAATGCACCAACTAAAGGTAGAAGATATCGTCAGGCAGGGTATCAAAACTGGTTTGCAGGTAGCGGCAAAAAGAGCTAGCAGGATCGTCCCTCTGACTGAGAATCTGACAACTCAGCTAGATGATTATCTCCAGATGAGGCGCAAAGTTCTGAGAAGAAAAATCAAACCAGCAGATTATGTTTTTGTCTCTCTTAGTAATAACAATAAAGGAGGTCAATTATCCCGACGCAGCATTCGAGAGATCTGCGATTGCGCTTTGGTTGAATGCAATCTTAAACACACACCAGGTAGAACTCTTACCGCACATAGTTTAAGACATACTGCTGGAACGCTGGCATTAAGAACTGGTTCGGATTTGAGACAGGTACAGGATTTATTAGGACATGCCGATCCTCGTACTACTTCAATCTATGCTCATGTAGGAGACAGGTGGGAACACAATCCAGGCGCAGCGGTAGAAGAGAAACTTAATGCACCGTCATAA
- a CDS encoding BrnA antitoxin family protein, whose translation MNNNQFNLDMSLEEREKRLVEMHDEDIDFSDIPELDEAFFKNAKLVKRQPNTEAISIRVDTETLEWFRTTAKNHPEIRGYQTLINDVLRTYVTHQINKNNDSQQSPT comes from the coding sequence ATGAACAACAATCAGTTTAATCTAGATATGTCTTTAGAGGAAAGAGAAAAAAGACTAGTAGAAATGCATGATGAAGACATTGACTTTTCCGATATTCCAGAATTAGACGAGGCATTTTTTAAGAACGCCAAACTAGTTAAGAGGCAACCAAATACAGAAGCAATTTCCATTCGTGTTGATACTGAGACTTTGGAATGGTTTCGTACTACAGCAAAAAATCATCCAGAAATTAGAGGCTATCAAACCTTGATTAATGATGTGTTGAGAACATACGTAACTCATCAAATAAATAAAAATAATGACTCTCAACAGTCTCCAACTTAG
- a CDS encoding BrnT family toxin — protein sequence MEFEWDENKNQSNIVKHGIDFEQAKEIFKDPNLLTYEDTRFDYGETREISIGQLLLATQQRIIIALVVYTDRKGIIRLISARKASKQERKEYEQQSV from the coding sequence ATGGAGTTTGAGTGGGATGAAAATAAGAATCAAAGCAACATTGTCAAACATGGAATTGATTTTGAGCAAGCCAAGGAGATATTCAAAGACCCAAATTTGTTAACTTATGAAGATACTCGCTTTGATTATGGAGAAACTAGAGAAATTTCGATTGGACAACTGCTTTTGGCAACTCAGCAGAGAATAATCATTGCATTAGTGGTTTATACCGATAGAAAGGGAATAATAAGGCTAATTTCCGCCAGAAAGGCTAGTAAACAAGAAAGGAAAGAATATGAACAACAATCAGTTTAA
- the mobC gene encoding plasmid mobilization relaxosome protein MobC, producing MRSRLQSSEFKQSQNVILSLAAMPSARLRQSQMAHYPNSNGEFKTKRVETKWYPSDLAIIDRQAKRLNLTRTDYITKCVLHKPIEKAHIFKVSWRTYRVMGEIARELKRIGNNINQIAKVFNAERLEGGKIPEDYPLPEELSAIGSYTDRINRELNQVRLLVIGRKEK from the coding sequence ATGCGATCGAGGTTACAGTCAAGCGAATTCAAGCAAAGCCAAAATGTAATTTTATCTTTAGCTGCGATGCCTTCGGCTAGGCTTCGCCAATCGCAAATGGCTCACTATCCTAACAGCAACGGCGAATTTAAAACTAAGCGAGTAGAAACTAAGTGGTATCCATCAGATTTGGCAATAATCGATCGCCAAGCTAAACGATTGAACTTAACTAGAACTGACTACATAACTAAATGTGTTTTGCACAAGCCCATAGAAAAAGCACACATTTTCAAAGTTAGTTGGCGTACCTATAGGGTTATGGGAGAAATAGCCAGAGAGTTAAAACGAATTGGCAACAATATCAATCAAATTGCTAAAGTCTTTAATGCAGAAAGATTAGAGGGCGGTAAAATACCAGAAGATTATCCTTTGCCAGAAGAATTGAGTGCTATCGGGAGTTATACCGATCGCATTAACCGAGAGTTGAACCAAGTCAGATTGCTAGTAATCGGCAGAAAAGAGAAGTGA